One Salvelinus sp. IW2-2015 linkage group LG4q.2, ASM291031v2, whole genome shotgun sequence DNA window includes the following coding sequences:
- the LOC111963395 gene encoding BEN domain-containing protein 3 encodes MNSSDHGENSDGEKLEREREPIQDIKLETDDCAISETTDGPRRWSLGTSEATSKRTVMDMGCDAHNSELDQSTSSKRVRVSSEAGRRLLRRLSEESTRPQPLCLTSADQEKTIASYRKPLYSISHRITEKKLTSSLDQHVQHEGGVRLSYSSLLSPQLVKTGEHSRSEPLSALGAAGSMSSTDSNLYSLIEKMFFILNTLNSSMTQLHSKVDLLSLEVTRIKKQIKPSELATEFHPPPEYLLTSEELSQLMEQTSNAGELGCRLLVHLFPELLKAKECTRGCIANKRALDSLHLQLIRNYVEVCYPLVKNNNIWQDECLLQMNDFFNRFWAQKDMESGQQSCGKQIITSFGFKAEQNQPCHFINEEGQEVYLDLDSNGDHTNNNKVVPDLVFNTQEVREDFDELSSPEDFMFLVNRLFPEVFEEGRFPEGSVGKMILDSDRIEIIRKYMEANFPDVPEDSWLQVCVQRIEDAIEGSHSNGNGSDPENMNDESYDSTSLPDDVSIIKISDLCDYERPGRRSKKSLLVPVDFEQLEMPLPDFSVPQEYLLSREQLRNNYDCSLSIGNFASRLLVLMFPELFTYDNARKHYNCSGSLGKKQLDPVRVDLIRHYVQLLYPRAKNDRVWTLEFVGKLDERCRRRDTEQRRSYQQQRKVYAPELEQEPVDFVAACQVNQLNTERLKDFEIPPLPPEKSSKDFCKIPLEKLTVSIPDFPVPSVYWLSDAEVREIVQQSLSVGNFSARLLVRLFPELFTQENLRLQYNHSGACNKKQLDPVRLRLIRHYVEAVYPVEKMEEVWHYECVPSIDERCRRPNRKKCDILKKAKRSNTVS; translated from the exons ATGAATTCCTCTGACCATGGGGAAAACTCGGATGGAGAAAAGCTCGAGAGAG AGAGAGAACCCATTCAAGACATCAAGTTGGAGACGGATGACTGTGCTATTAGTGAGACAACTGATGGACCACGAAGATGGTCTCTTGGAACTAGTGAGGCCACCAGCAAACGTACTGTTATGGACATGGGCTGTGACGCTCACAATTCTGAATTGGACCAGTCTACCAGCAGCAAGAGAGTCAGGGTCTCTAGTGAG GCCGGGCGACGCTTACTGAGGAGATTGTCTGAAGAGTCCACGAGGCCTCaacccctttgcttgacatctgcTGACCAGGAGAAGACTATAGCCTCTTACAGGAAGCCTCTCTACAGCATCTCTCACAGAATCACAGAGAAGAAGCTCACATCAAGCCTTGACCAGCATGTTCAGCATGAGGGAGGAGTGCGGCTAAGCTATAGCAGCCTCTTATCTCCTCAACTGGTCAAAACAGGGGAGCACAGCCGAAGTGAACCCCTCTCTGCCCTGGGGGCAGCAGGGTCCATGTCTTCAACAGACTCTAATCTATACTCCCTCATTGAGAAGATGTTTTTCATCCTCAATACGCTCAACTCAAGCATGACCCAACTGCACAGCAAGGTTGATCTACTTTCCCTAGAGGTCACTCGCATCAAGAAACAGATCAAACCCTCTGAGCTGGCGACTGAGTTCCATCCTCCGCCAGAATACCTGTTGACAAGTGAGGAACTGAGTCAGCTGATGGAACAGACATCAAATGCTGGCGAGTTGGGTTGTCGATTGCTGGTACACCTCTTCCCAGAACTTCTTAAAGCCAAGGAGTGCACTCGTGGTTGCATCGCCAACAAGAGAGCGTTGGATTCCTTACATCTGCAGCTAATACGCAACTATGTGGAGGTGTGTTATCCTCTGGTTAAGAACAACAACATTTGGCAGGATGAATGCCTATTACAGATGAATGACTTCTTTAACCGCTTCTGGGCCCAGAAGGATATGGAGAGTGGGCAACAGTCATGTGGAAAACAGATTATTACAAGCTTTGGTTTCAAAGCTGAGCAGAACCAGCCCTGCCATTTTATAAATGAGGAGGGACAAGAAGTGTACCTTGACTTAGATTCCAATGGTgaccacaccaacaacaacaaagtagTGCCAGACCTTGTGTTTAACACTCAGGAGGTCCGAGAGGATTTTGATGAGCTTTCTTCCCCTGAAGACTTTATGTTTCTTGTAAACCGACTTTTCCCTGAGGTTTTTGAGGAGGGGAGATTTCCAGAAGGTAGTGTGGGAAAGATGATCCTGGACTCTGACAGGATAGAAATTATCCGTAAATACATGGAAGCAAATTTTCCTGATGTCCCAGAGGATAGTtggctgcaggtgtgtgtgcagCGCATAGAAGACGCAATAGAGGGTTCTCACAGTAATGGCAATGGCAGCGATCCTGAGAACATGAACGATGAAAGCTATGACTCCACAAGCCTCCCTGACGATGTCTCTATCATCAAGATCAGTGACTTGTGTGACTACGAGAGACCAGGTCGTAGGTCAAAAAAGTCCTTGCTTGTGCCAGTCGATTTTGAACAACTTGAGATGCCCCTACCAGATTTCAGTGTGCCTCAAGAGTATCTGCTCTCCAGGGAGCAGCTGAGGAACAACTATGACTGTAGCTTGTCAATTGGGAACTTCGCCTCTCGCCTGTTGGTACTTATGTTCCCTGAGCTCTTCACCTACGACAACGCACGGAAGCATTACAACTGTAGTGGCTCTCTCGGGAAGAAACAGCTTGATCCTGTGCGGGTTGACCTTATTCGCCACTACGTACAGCTCCTATATCCACGGGCCAAGAATGACAGAGTGTGGACCCTGGAATTTGTGGGTAAATTGGACGAGCGGTGCAGGCGACGAGACACGGAACAACGGCGGTCGTACCAGCAGCAACGCAAAGTCTATGCTCCTGAGTTGGAGCAAGAGCCTGTGGACTTTGTGGCTGCTTGCCAAGTGAACCAGCTCAACACAGAGCGCTTGAAGGACTTTGAGATTCCTCCACTACCACCTGAAAAAAGTAGCAAAGACTTCTGCAAGATCCCCCTGGAGAAATTGACGGTGTCAATCCCGGACTTCCCAGTGCCTTCGGTCTACTGGCTCTCCGACGCTGAAGTGCGAGAGATTGTCCAGCAGAGCCTTTCTGTTGGAAACTTTTCTGCCCGTCTACTGGTGCGCCTCTTCCCTGAGCTCTTCACTCAGGAGAACCTGCGACTGCAGTATAATCACTCGGGCGCCTGCAATAAGAAGCAGCTGGATCCTGTGCGTCTCAGACTCATCCGCCACTATGTAGAGGCCGTGTACCCAGTTGAGAAGATGGAGGAGGTCTGGCATTACGAATGCGTGCCAAGCATAGATGAGCGATGCCGGCGGCCCAACCGTAAGAAGTGTGACATACTGAAGAAGGCCAAGAGATCAAATACTGTGTCCTAG
- the LOC111962986 gene encoding transmembrane protein 151B-like: MSPPASAAAASESSTTTVFEEDTREEQRPLKQSLSKSLCRESFWKCLLLSMLMYGCMGAMVWCHVTKVTRLTFDSAFKGKSMMYHDSPCSDGYIYIPLAFLLMLYLVYLVECWHCNAKSELQHKMDVEGIYERIQRMQQAKPCIWWKAISYHYVRRTRQVTRYRNGDAYTSTQVYHERVNTHVAEADYDYGHCGMKDISKQLLGLEKAPLTKLRFTKCFSFANVESENSYLTQRARFFTDNEGLDDYMEAREGMHLKDINLKECVIVFSEPDHHPWYVSHHVFWAASFLTLSWPLRVFTEYCTAYVHYRVEKLFGADYVPMTPLDERPYSHRIPRVNTIDSTELEWHIRSNQQLVPSYSEAGLMELAQCSSGGFGGFRQNCERCHRAMSSSSVFSRSALSICTGSSPRVGRVPYSGSRFSLGRRYGSRRSCFWRSRSSLDEQLSPSENTRCLSGRLTTDDEDPPDYQDALCFPVLIFHCSENCHNHRSFHRNGSCVETSL, from the exons ATGTCCCCTCCAGCCTCCGCTGCGGCAGCGAGTGAGAGCAGTACAACCACCGTTTTCGAGGAAGACACCAGAGAAGAG CAGAGGCCCTTGAAGCAATCCCTGAGCAAGTCACTGTGTAGAGAGAGCTTCTGGAAATGCCTACTGCTCTCCATGCTCATGTACGGCTGCATGGGAGCCATGGTGTGGTGTCATGTCACCAAGGTGACTCGCCTCACCTTTGACAGTGCCTTCAAAGGCAAGTCCATGATGTACCATGACAGCCCCTGTTCTGACGGATACATCTACATCCCTCTGGCCTTCCTGCTCATGCTCTACCTGGTCTACTTGGTGGAGTGCTGGCACTGCAATGCCAAGAGTGAGCTGCAGCATAAAATGGATGTAGAGGGCATTTATGAACGTATCCAAAGGATGCAGCAAGCGAAACCCTGCATCTGGTGGAAGGCCATTAGCTACCATTATGTTAGACGGACTCGGCAGGTCACACGCTATCGTAATGGGGACGCCTACACCAGCACACAGGTCTACCACGAACGGGTCAACACCCATGTGGCTGAGGCTGATTATGACTATGGTCACTGTGGGATGAAGGACATCTCAAAACAACTGCTTGGTCTGGAGAAGGCCCCACTCACCAAACTGAGGTTCACCAAGTGCTTTAGTTTTGCTAATGTGGAGTCTGAGAACTCCTACCTCACCCAAAGAGCAAGGTTCTTCACTGACAACGAGGGGCTTGATGACTATATGGAGGCACGGGAGGGGATGCACCTGAAGGACATTAACTTAAAggagtgtgtgattgtgttttcTGAACCTGACCACCACCCATGGTATGTGTCTCATCATGTGTTCTGGGCAGCATCCTTCCTCACCTTATCGTGGCCCCTGAGGGTTTTCACAGAGTACTGCACTGCCTACGTCCATTACCGTGTGGAGAAACTCTTCGGGGCGGATTACGTCCCTATGACGCCTCTCGATGAACGCCCTTACAGCCACCGGATCCCCCGGGTCAACACCATCGACAGCACAGAGCTGGAGTGGCACATCCGTTCTAACCAGCAGTTAGTGCCTAGCTACTCTGAGGCCGGTCTCATGGAactggcccagtgctcctctGGTGGCTTTGGCGGTTTCAGACAGAACTGTGAGCGCTGTCACCGGGCAATGAGCAGCTCCTCTGTTTTCTCCAGGAGTGCCCTCAGCATATGTACCGGCAGTAGCCCGCGGGTCGGCCGGGTGCCCTACAGTGGCAGCCGCTTCTCCTTGGGCCGGCGCTACGGATCGCGACGCAGCTGTTTCTGGAGGAGTAGAAGCAGTTTGGATGAGCAATTGAGTCCCAGTGAGAACACCCGCTGCCTTTCTGGGCGCCTAACCACTGACGACGAGGACCCCCCAGATTACCAAGATGCTCTCTGCTTCCCAGTGCTAATTTTTCACTGTAGTGAGAACTGCCACAATCACAGGTCCTTTCATAGGAATGGCTCCTGTGTGGAGACCTCTCTATGA
- the LOC111963396 gene encoding growth/differentiation factor 6-A-like, with product MDPIRAAAPLLWFSLCFGNIMEAAVLGSLQYPSSADDNGLVSHLDEQSRRKPTAVSRKDPPINDTIVPHDYMVSLYRTLSEIERRGLNSSVPRSARHANTVTSFVDQGKDPSSWGSGQRYLFDLSSLSRTDEIVEAELRILRKPPLDRLPMLTWGRNLYRLLLYTCSSKGNSGRRLLDSRTVDVLDREPPKWDIFDVWASVKARWRSHRTAAGNDLLVACFDLLVVSELTKEAANPLTVGLGRRSRQPQERALLVAFSRTRRKENLFKEIREQMKAVRRDLGFLDPSDLSGDVIGHLPRRRQRRTALTGRSIGGAGGGGGGGGVGGGGGRGGGGGGRRKTRCSRRPLHVNFKELGWDDWIIAPLDYEAHHCEGVCDFPLRSHLEPTNHAIIQTLMNSMDPESSPPSCCVPSKLSPISILYIDSGNNVVYKQYEDMVVESCGCR from the exons ATGGATCCTATTAGGGCTGCTGCTCCTTTGCTATGGTTTTCCCTGTGCTTTGGGAATATTATGGAGGCAGCGGTACTTGGATCATTGCAGTACCCCTCTAGCGCAGATGATAACGGGCTTGTTTCACATCTGGATGAGCAGAGTCGGAGAAAGCCGACCGCGGTGTCCAGGAAAGACCCTCCGATAAATGATACTATCGTCCCCCATGACTATATGGTATCACTATACAGGACACTCTCTGAAATAGAGAGAAGAGGTCTTAACAGCAGTGTTCCTCGCTCCGCAAGACACGCCAACACGGTGACCAGTTTCGTGGATCAAGGAAAAG ATCCCTCCTCCTGGGGAAGTGGCCAGCGCTATCTCTTCGACCTCTCCAGCCTGTCCAGGACAGATGAGATCGTGGAGGCAGAACTGAGGATCCTGAGAAAGCCACCGCTGGATCGCCTCCCTATGCTGACATGGGGCAGGAACCTTTATCGCCTCCTCCTCTACACATGTTCCTCTAAGGGGAACTCTGGGAGACGGCTGCTGGACTCCAGGACAGTCGACGTTCTGGACCGCGAGCCTCCGAAATGGGATATCTTTGACGTGTGGGCCAGCGTGAAAGCTCGGTGGAGGAGCCACAGGACAGCAGCGGGCAATGACCTCCTCGTGGCCTGCTTTGACCTGCTGGTTGTTTCGGAGTTGACCAAAGAGGCAGCCAACCCTCTTACAGTAGGGCTGGGACGCCGGTCTCGGCAGCCCCAGGAGAGGGCCTTGCTGGTGGCTTTTTCTCGCACCCGCAGGAAAGAGAACCTGTTCAAGGAGATCAGGGAGCAGATGAAGGCAGTGCGAAGAGACTTGGGTTTTCTGGACCCTTCGGACCTCTCTGGTGACGTGATTGGTCACCTACCCAGGCGACGCCAACGCCGGACTGCCCTCACCGGCCGATCTATAGGCGGAgctggtgggggaggagggggaggtggtgttggaggaggaggaggaaggggcggTGGAGGCGGGGGGCGCAGGAAGACTCGCTGCAGCCGTAGGCCGCTCCATGTCAACTTCAAGGAGTTGGGCTGGGACGACTGGATCATCGCACCGCTGGATTATGAGGCGCACCACTGTGAGGGCGTGTGCGACTTTCCGCTGCGCTCACACCTGGAGCCTACGAATCATGCCATCATTCAGACACTTATGAATTCTATGGACCCTGAATCCAGCCCGCCCAGCTGCTGTGTCCCCTCCAAACTCAGCCCCATCAGCATCCTCTACATTGACTCTGGCAACAATGTGGTCTACAAGCAGTATGAGGACATGGTGGTGGAGAGCTGTGGCTGCAGGTAG